A genomic segment from Myxocyprinus asiaticus isolate MX2 ecotype Aquarium Trade chromosome 36, UBuf_Myxa_2, whole genome shotgun sequence encodes:
- the samd14 gene encoding sterile alpha motif domain-containing protein 14 isoform X3: MSSTPLAEAEEDVFDLTEAVPETERLDSSLQKAKAQLSIKTRRHRPSRTRLRDSLSSTDGDESIDRTSFGGSLQTSCSPLHPSFHCSSPSSDLLLSSPSSQRDRAFTFDPCTVAGDREVHDERRSYRHLLNTSSQEALPLTPSKSPCRPCSIHSESSSPAHLCQTREGSQPLLHYGEYSLSEDDSHDTGPDEPDSPTVLLDKKTRRRFLDLGVTLRRTYGKVRKDRSNRLSAGNRDSERTESRSSRSSGPPFVPFSWFSEKLRGSGSPKNTQSPTKPFTQHEFCGTSNFHPSDTQVDV, encoded by the exons ATCTGACAGAGGCAGTTCCTGAGACTGAACGACTTGACAGCAGCCTGCAGAAAGCCAAAGCACAATTGTCTATCAAAACCAGGAGGCACCGCCCCTCTCGAACCCGCCTGAGAGACAGTTTGAGCTCCACAGATGGAGATGAAAGCATCGATAGAacg AGTTTTGGAGGTTCACTGCAGACCTCCTGTTCTCCTCTCCACCCCTCCTTTCACTGCTCCTCTCCCTCCTCCGACCTCCTCCTCTCCTCACCTTCCTCACAGAGAGATCGAGCCTTCACCTTTGACCCCTGCACTGTGGCTGGAGATAGGGAGGTACACGATGAGAGGCGGAGCTACAGGCACCTTCTGAACACCTCTTCTCAGGAGGCTCTGCCCCTCACCCCATCTAAATCCCCCTGCAGACCCTGTAGCATCCATTCAGAGTCATCTTCCCCAGCACACCTGTGCCAGACACGTGAGGGGAGTCAACCGCTCCTACACTATGGAGAATACTCACTGAGTGAAG ATGACAGTCACGACACGGGTCCCGATGAACCGGACAGTCCAACAGTGCTGCTGGATAAGAAAACCAGGAGACGATTTCTTGATCTGGG GGTCACTTTACGTCGCACATATGGGAAGGTCAGGAAAGACAGATCAAACAGACTATCAGCAGGAAatcg GGATTCGGAGAGAACAGAGAGCAGGTCCTCACGTTCTTCTGGTCCACCGTTTGTGCCTTTCTCCTGGTTCAGTGAAAAACTCAGAGGCTCTGGCTCCCCCAAGAACACACAGTCTCCAACCAAACCTTTCACACAG catgAGTTCTGTGGTACCAGCAATTTTCATCCATCAGACACACAGGTAGATGTCTAA